The Corynebacterium confusum genome has a window encoding:
- a CDS encoding DUF6457 domain-containing protein has translation MSQTHEDPIQSAHEWLEEAARHLGLDPQKATALTREILDLTKDVAHNRSRPAAPLTAFLVGLASSDVDEARSNVDTLKQVLR, from the coding sequence ATGAGCCAAACGCACGAGGACCCCATCCAATCCGCCCACGAGTGGCTGGAAGAAGCAGCCCGTCACCTTGGCCTCGACCCACAAAAGGCAACCGCGCTTACCCGCGAAATCCTGGACTTAACCAAAGACGTTGCCCATAATCGCTCCCGCCCGGCGGCCCCGCTTACGGCTTTCCTCGTCGGCCTCGCTTCTAGCGATGTAGACGAAGCACGTAGCAATGTTGACACCCTAAAGCAGGTGTTGCGGTAA
- the fdhD gene encoding formate dehydrogenase accessory sulfurtransferase FdhD: MAGRKNSTFAVTKVRLGEGLQVDTRADTVAGEEPLEIRVGGQTITTTMRTPGHDIELAHGFLHSEGHIASLNDVSEARYCAGSTVDGMNTYNLLDVDLAKKNVLDLSDLRLTTTNSACGVCGTSSIEALTKQTRYPIPHVPVDPYVMAKLPDALRVEQKQFKRTGGIHAAGAFTLAGEPVVIREDIGRHNAADKVIGHLLLEDRLPADDLILVMSSRASFELVQKAAMAGFGMLVAVSAASSLAVKTARETGMALVGFARGDRFNMYSGELTSLNTTTS; the protein is encoded by the coding sequence ATGGCAGGACGCAAGAATTCCACTTTTGCTGTAACCAAAGTCCGCTTGGGAGAAGGCCTGCAAGTCGATACCCGCGCCGACACTGTTGCCGGCGAGGAGCCCCTCGAAATTCGCGTAGGCGGACAAACCATTACTACCACCATGCGCACTCCCGGCCACGACATCGAGCTGGCGCACGGTTTCTTGCATTCGGAAGGCCACATTGCCTCGCTTAACGACGTCTCCGAGGCCCGCTACTGCGCCGGCTCCACCGTCGATGGAATGAACACTTATAACTTGCTCGACGTCGATCTAGCCAAAAAGAATGTGCTGGACCTAAGCGATCTGCGCCTTACCACCACAAACTCCGCCTGCGGCGTCTGCGGTACCTCCTCTATAGAGGCATTGACCAAGCAAACGCGATACCCGATTCCCCACGTGCCGGTGGATCCCTATGTCATGGCCAAGCTGCCCGACGCACTTCGCGTCGAACAGAAGCAATTTAAAAGGACCGGCGGCATTCACGCCGCCGGTGCCTTCACCTTGGCCGGTGAACCGGTTGTCATCCGCGAAGATATCGGCCGACACAACGCCGCAGATAAGGTCATCGGTCACCTTCTGCTAGAAGATCGACTGCCTGCGGACGATCTCATCTTAGTAATGAGTTCGCGCGCCAGCTTTGAGCTCGTCCAAAAGGCCGCGATGGCCGGCTTCGGAATGCTGGTTGCCGTCAGCGCCGCCTCCTCCCTAGCGGTAAAAACGGCCCGCGAAACCGGCATGGCGCTCGTGGGATTTGCCCGCGGCGACCGCTTTAACATGTATTCCGGCGAGCTCACCTCCCTAAATACCACTACTTCATAG
- the secY gene encoding preprotein translocase subunit SecY, which translates to MSAIIQAFKDADLRKKIIFTIMMIIAYRIGAQIPSPGVDYGAIAGRLRDLTEESGNLYSVINLFSGGALLQLSIFAIGIMPYITASIIVQLLTVVIPHFEQLKKEGQSGQTKMTQYTRYLTVALALLQSSGIVALADRQQLLGQGVEVLVPDRNIFDLVVLVLVMTSGAVLVMWMGELITEKGIGNGMSLMIFAGIATRLPTDGMNILQNNGGLVFAMIVAGVIVLVIGITFIEQGQRRIPVQYAKRMVGRRRYGGSSTYLPLKVNQAGVIPVIFASSLIYMPVLITQIVNSNNAVTPDNWWQRNVISWLQSPASWQYIVLYFVLTIFFAYFYVSVQYDPAEQADNMKKYGGFIPGIRPGRPTAEYLGYVMNRLLFVGAAYLGIIAILPNILLDFGVGNSQGGGMTAFGGTAILIMVSVALTTVKQIESQLLQSNYEGLLK; encoded by the coding sequence GTGTCCGCCATTATCCAGGCATTTAAGGACGCCGATCTGCGCAAGAAGATCATCTTTACGATCATGATGATCATTGCGTACCGCATCGGCGCGCAGATCCCGTCCCCGGGCGTCGACTACGGCGCCATCGCGGGCCGTCTGCGCGACCTGACGGAAGAATCTGGCAACCTGTACTCCGTCATCAACCTGTTCTCGGGCGGCGCGCTGCTGCAGCTGTCGATCTTTGCCATCGGCATCATGCCGTACATTACGGCCTCCATCATCGTGCAGCTACTGACCGTGGTCATCCCGCACTTCGAGCAGCTGAAGAAGGAAGGCCAGTCTGGGCAGACCAAGATGACGCAGTACACCCGCTACCTCACCGTGGCGCTGGCGCTGCTGCAGTCCTCCGGCATCGTCGCCCTGGCCGACCGTCAGCAGCTGTTGGGCCAGGGCGTGGAGGTCCTGGTTCCGGACCGCAACATCTTCGATCTGGTGGTGCTGGTGCTAGTGATGACCTCCGGCGCCGTGCTCGTGATGTGGATGGGCGAGCTGATTACCGAAAAGGGTATCGGCAACGGCATGTCCCTGATGATCTTCGCAGGTATCGCGACCCGTCTGCCTACCGACGGCATGAACATCCTGCAGAACAACGGCGGCCTGGTCTTCGCGATGATCGTCGCCGGCGTCATCGTCCTAGTCATCGGCATCACCTTCATCGAGCAGGGGCAGCGCCGCATCCCGGTCCAGTACGCCAAGCGCATGGTGGGCCGCCGCCGGTACGGTGGTTCCTCCACCTACCTGCCGCTGAAGGTCAACCAGGCCGGCGTAATCCCGGTGATCTTCGCCTCCTCGCTGATCTACATGCCGGTGCTGATCACCCAGATTGTCAACTCCAACAACGCGGTCACCCCGGACAACTGGTGGCAGCGCAACGTCATCTCCTGGCTGCAGAGCCCGGCGTCCTGGCAGTACATCGTGCTCTACTTCGTGCTGACCATCTTCTTCGCCTACTTCTACGTTTCGGTTCAGTACGATCCGGCGGAGCAAGCGGATAATATGAAGAAGTACGGTGGCTTCATTCCGGGCATCCGCCCCGGCCGCCCGACGGCCGAGTACCTGGGCTACGTGATGAACCGCCTGCTGTTCGTGGGCGCTGCCTACCTGGGTATCATTGCTATCCTGCCGAACATCCTGCTGGACTTCGGCGTGGGGAACTCCCAGGGCGGCGGCATGACCGCCTTCGGTGGTACCGCGATCTTGATTATGGTCTCTGTTGCCTTGACTACCGTCAAGCAGATTGAGTCCCAGCTTCTGCAATCGAACTACGAAGGACTGTTGAAATAA
- a CDS encoding ABC transporter ATP-binding protein has translation MTTTLKLNDVTKNFGGTDVLSGITLELSSGETAAIMGPSGSGKSTLLHCMSGVLLPTTGRVHFGTTDLTELNDGDRSHLRLSSFGFIFQDGQLLPELTAAENIALPATLTGTSRRKARRRAVHLLDQLGLGEFADRRPGQLSGGQAQRVAIARALATEPAVIFADEPTGALDQATGHDVMQMLTTLVRQQGSTLVLVTHDAQVADWLDRRIELRDGIIHDDRQLGAAR, from the coding sequence ATGACCACCACATTGAAACTCAACGACGTCACCAAGAATTTTGGCGGCACCGATGTCCTCTCCGGCATCACCCTGGAGCTTTCCTCGGGTGAAACCGCCGCCATCATGGGCCCGTCCGGCTCCGGCAAGTCCACCCTCTTGCACTGCATGTCCGGGGTCCTGCTCCCCACCACCGGCCGCGTCCACTTCGGAACGACCGACCTGACCGAACTCAACGACGGCGACCGCTCGCACCTGCGCCTTAGCTCCTTCGGCTTCATCTTCCAGGACGGGCAACTCCTACCGGAGCTGACCGCCGCGGAGAATATCGCGCTGCCGGCTACCTTGACCGGCACCTCCCGCCGGAAGGCCCGGCGCCGCGCCGTCCACCTCCTAGATCAGCTGGGCCTGGGCGAGTTCGCCGACCGCCGCCCCGGGCAGCTGTCCGGCGGGCAGGCCCAGCGCGTGGCCATCGCCCGCGCGCTGGCTACCGAGCCCGCGGTCATCTTCGCCGACGAGCCGACCGGGGCGCTCGACCAGGCCACCGGGCACGACGTTATGCAGATGCTGACCACCCTGGTGCGCCAGCAAGGCTCCACCCTGGTCCTAGTCACCCACGACGCGCAGGTGGCCGACTGGCTGGACCGGCGCATCGAGCTGCGCGACGGCATCATCCACGACGACCGCCAGCTGGGGGCCGCCCGATGA
- a CDS encoding adenylate kinase encodes MRYVLLGPPGAGKGTQAAILSEKLGIPHISTGDLFRANIGEGTELGKEAKSYMDAGQLVPTDVTARMVKDRLEQDDAAKGFLLDGFPRTVEQADILTKLLADKGLELDGVLNFEVSEDVVVERMLARGRADDTEDTIRTRLGVYRDETFPLIQHYGDAIIPIKAEGEVEEINARAMEALGK; translated from the coding sequence ATGCGTTACGTACTCCTTGGACCTCCCGGTGCCGGCAAGGGCACGCAGGCCGCTATCTTGAGCGAAAAGCTGGGCATCCCGCACATCTCCACCGGTGACCTCTTCCGCGCCAACATCGGCGAGGGCACCGAGCTGGGCAAGGAAGCCAAGTCCTACATGGACGCCGGCCAGCTCGTGCCGACCGACGTCACCGCCCGCATGGTCAAGGACCGCCTCGAGCAGGACGACGCCGCCAAGGGCTTCCTGCTGGACGGCTTCCCGCGCACCGTCGAGCAGGCCGATATCCTGACCAAGCTGCTGGCCGACAAGGGCCTGGAGCTGGATGGCGTGCTGAACTTCGAGGTGTCCGAGGACGTCGTGGTCGAGCGCATGCTGGCCCGCGGCCGCGCGGATGACACCGAGGACACCATCCGCACCCGCCTGGGCGTCTACCGCGATGAGACTTTCCCGCTCATCCAGCACTACGGTGACGCCATCATCCCGATCAAGGCCGAGGGCGAGGTCGAAGAGATCAACGCCCGCGCCATGGAAGCACTGGGGAAGTAG
- the rplF gene encoding 50S ribosomal protein L6: MSRVGLAPIAVKSGVETKINGQTIEVKGPKGTLTVEVPEPITVAVEENEIRVSRPDDHRKHRALHGLSRSLINNAVVGVTDGYTIKMEIFGVGYRVQQKGSNLEFNLGYSHPILIEAPEGISFATDGATKFSITGIDKQAVGQIAANIRRLRKDDPYKGKGIRYEGEQIRRKVGKTGK; the protein is encoded by the coding sequence ATGTCTCGAGTCGGTCTAGCACCCATCGCCGTTAAGAGCGGCGTCGAAACCAAGATCAACGGACAGACCATTGAGGTCAAGGGCCCGAAGGGCACCCTGACCGTCGAGGTCCCGGAGCCGATCACCGTCGCCGTGGAGGAGAACGAGATCCGCGTTTCCCGCCCGGATGATCACCGCAAGCACCGTGCCCTGCACGGCCTGTCTCGTTCCCTCATCAACAACGCCGTCGTAGGCGTGACCGATGGCTACACCATCAAGATGGAAATCTTCGGTGTCGGCTACCGCGTTCAGCAGAAGGGTTCGAACCTGGAGTTCAACTTGGGCTACTCCCACCCGATCCTCATTGAGGCTCCGGAGGGCATCAGCTTCGCAACTGATGGCGCCACCAAGTTCTCCATCACTGGCATTGACAAGCAAGCTGTCGGACAGATCGCCGCGAACATTCGCCGTCTGCGTAAGGACGATCCTTACAAGGGCAAGGGCATTCGTTACGAAGGCGAGCAGATCCGCCGCAAGGTCGGAAAGACGGGTAAGTAA
- the rpsE gene encoding 30S ribosomal protein S5 codes for MSDREQRDGGRSAENKNNNRGGHNRRNDRRNQDNERDKYIERVVTINRVSKTVKGGRNMSFTALVVVGDGQGMVGVGYGKAKEVPAAIQKGAEEARKNFFRVPMVAGTITHPVEGRDAAGIVMMKPAAPGTGVIAGGAARPVLECAGVQDILSKSLGSDNALNVVRATVDGLKQLVRPEEVAARRGKSVEEVTPARMLRRRAGQEA; via the coding sequence ATGTCGGACCGTGAACAGCGTGACGGCGGACGCTCCGCCGAGAACAAGAACAACAACCGCGGCGGCCACAACCGCCGCAACGATCGTCGTAACCAGGACAACGAGCGCGATAAGTATATCGAGCGCGTTGTGACCATCAACCGCGTCTCCAAGACCGTCAAGGGTGGCCGCAACATGTCGTTCACCGCTCTCGTGGTCGTTGGCGACGGCCAGGGCATGGTCGGCGTCGGCTACGGCAAGGCCAAGGAAGTCCCGGCCGCCATCCAGAAGGGTGCCGAGGAAGCTCGCAAGAACTTCTTCCGCGTCCCGATGGTCGCCGGCACCATCACCCACCCGGTCGAGGGCCGCGACGCCGCCGGCATCGTCATGATGAAGCCGGCCGCCCCCGGTACCGGTGTCATCGCTGGTGGCGCCGCCCGCCCGGTGCTGGAGTGCGCCGGCGTGCAGGACATTCTGTCGAAGTCCCTGGGCTCCGACAACGCCCTCAACGTCGTCCGCGCTACCGTGGACGGCCTCAAGCAACTGGTCCGCCCCGAGGAAGTTGCCGCTCGCCGCGGCAAGTCCGTCGAGGAGGTCACCCCGGCCCGTATGCTGCGCCGTCGCGCAGGTCAGGAGGCATAA
- the rplO gene encoding 50S ribosomal protein L15: MADIIKLHDLRPSKGANKAKTRVGRGEASKGKTAGRGTKGTKARKQVSAAFEGGQMPIHMRLPKLKGFRNPNKVDYQVVNVSDLAKAFPNGGDVTVADIVSAGLVRAKQPVKVLGNGEISVKLNVTADKFSKSAVEKIEAAGGSTTATK, translated from the coding sequence ATGGCTGATATCATCAAGCTGCACGATCTGCGCCCTTCCAAGGGTGCAAACAAGGCTAAGACCCGCGTCGGCCGCGGTGAAGCTTCCAAGGGTAAGACCGCCGGCCGCGGTACCAAGGGTACTAAGGCACGTAAGCAGGTTTCGGCTGCTTTCGAGGGTGGCCAAATGCCCATCCACATGCGTCTGCCGAAGCTCAAGGGCTTCCGCAACCCGAACAAGGTCGACTACCAGGTGGTCAACGTGTCCGACCTGGCCAAGGCCTTCCCAAACGGCGGCGACGTCACTGTCGCAGACATCGTCTCCGCTGGCCTGGTCCGAGCTAAGCAGCCGGTCAAGGTCCTGGGCAACGGTGAAATCAGCGTCAAGCTGAACGTCACCGCTGACAAGTTCTCCAAGTCCGCTGTGGAGAAGATCGAGGCCGCCGGTGGTTCCACCACCGCGACCAAGTAA
- the rplR gene encoding 50S ribosomal protein L18, with product MANTENNKRTPVGKDISSRRREARARRHFRIRKTLRGTPEAPRLVLHRSSRHMHVQVIDDLAGHTLVSASTMEADIRALEGDKKAKASKVGELIAERAKAAGIEQVVFDRGGYKYHGRVAALAEAAREGGLKF from the coding sequence ATGGCAAACACTGAAAACAACAAGCGCACTCCAGTCGGCAAGGACATCTCTAGCCGTCGTCGCGAGGCACGCGCCCGCCGTCACTTCCGTATCCGCAAGACCCTGCGTGGTACCCCGGAGGCACCGCGTCTGGTTCTCCACCGCTCTTCCCGCCACATGCACGTCCAGGTCATCGACGACCTGGCGGGCCACACCTTGGTCTCCGCGTCCACCATGGAAGCGGACATCCGCGCCCTCGAGGGCGACAAGAAGGCTAAGGCTTCCAAGGTGGGTGAGCTGATCGCAGAGCGCGCCAAGGCAGCTGGCATCGAGCAGGTTGTCTTCGACCGCGGTGGTTACAAGTACCACGGTCGCGTCGCAGCTCTGGCTGAGGCCGCACGTGAAGGCGGTCTGAAGTTCTAA
- the rpmD gene encoding 50S ribosomal protein L30, which produces MALKITQIKGLVGTKPNHRANIEALGLKRIGQSVVKQDTPVIRGMVNKVRHLVTVEEVAGE; this is translated from the coding sequence ATGGCTCTGAAGATTACTCAAATTAAGGGCCTGGTGGGCACCAAGCCGAACCACCGCGCCAACATTGAGGCCCTCGGCCTCAAGCGGATCGGTCAGTCCGTCGTTAAGCAGGACACCCCGGTCATCCGCGGCATGGTTAACAAGGTGCGTCACCTGGTCACCGTTGAAGAAGTGGCAGGGGAGTAG
- a CDS encoding sensor histidine kinase, with protein sequence MAELTRARRAIADAYEIERQRIERDLHDGTQQYLVAASIKLGEALLDLGGTEAELVRAAKEDIDNGLASLRATVRGIQPQVLTDRGLVAALNDAAVGLGPHVAVRAPHPLPDLQPSILAAAYFFATEAMTNASKHAPGAAVSVLVTADANLRITVVDEGPGGAELTAGCGLVGMRERLAAFGGRLELTSPAGGPTRVAAVIPLLLERGETGIG encoded by the coding sequence TTGGCCGAGCTTACCCGCGCCCGCCGGGCGATCGCGGACGCCTACGAAATCGAGCGCCAGCGCATAGAGCGGGACCTGCATGACGGCACCCAGCAGTACCTCGTGGCGGCCTCCATCAAGCTGGGCGAGGCTCTGCTGGACCTGGGCGGCACCGAGGCAGAGCTGGTGCGCGCGGCCAAGGAGGACATCGATAACGGGCTGGCCAGCCTACGCGCGACTGTCCGCGGCATCCAGCCGCAGGTGCTCACGGACCGCGGGCTCGTGGCCGCGCTGAACGATGCCGCGGTGGGGCTGGGCCCGCACGTCGCCGTCCGCGCCCCGCACCCGCTGCCGGATCTGCAACCCAGCATTTTGGCGGCCGCCTATTTCTTCGCCACCGAGGCCATGACCAATGCCTCCAAGCACGCCCCGGGCGCGGCGGTCAGCGTCCTGGTCACCGCCGACGCCAACCTGCGCATCACCGTGGTGGACGAGGGCCCGGGCGGGGCCGAGCTGACTGCGGGCTGTGGCCTGGTCGGGATGCGCGAGCGGCTGGCGGCTTTCGGCGGCAGGCTGGAACTGACCTCGCCGGCGGGCGGGCCCACGCGGGTGGCGGCGGTCATTCCGCTGCTGTTGGAACGAGGAGAAACGGGGATCGGATAA
- the rpsH gene encoding 30S ribosomal protein S8, producing the protein MTMTDPIADMLSRVRNANHAHHDTVSMPTSKIKANIAEILKQEGYIADYSVEDRELSLELKYNNRERSLSGLRRVSKPGLRVYAKSTDLPKVLGGLGVAIISTSHGLLTDRQAQEKGVGGEVLAYVW; encoded by the coding sequence ATGACTATGACTGATCCTATCGCCGACATGCTGTCGCGCGTGCGTAACGCAAACCATGCGCACCACGACACCGTGTCGATGCCGACCTCCAAGATCAAGGCCAACATCGCTGAGATCTTGAAGCAGGAAGGCTACATCGCTGACTACTCTGTCGAGGACCGCGAACTGTCCCTCGAGCTTAAGTACAACAACCGTGAGCGCTCCCTGTCCGGTCTGCGCCGCGTGTCTAAGCCGGGTCTGCGTGTGTATGCAAAGTCCACCGACCTGCCGAAGGTCCTTGGCGGACTGGGCGTGGCTATCATCTCCACGTCCCACGGTCTGCTGACCGATCGTCAGGCTCAGGAGAAGGGCGTAGGCGGAGAAGTTCTCGCCTACGTCTGGTAA
- a CDS encoding FtsX-like permease family protein produces MSTPTASATSRPAPARTPIGSLTLQLFRASVSSRTGTGTLTLLSLGSLTVGATIAFLVAGGTYMFYRRGENAHFQAGLDTSQPGMDAHTWTVLALTACAFLVPALFSLISQAAVTSAAGRERRLAALRLIGLSARDISRMTVLETGINAVVGTALGALLSALLVPAFSTLTFMGIPLSPSELYLPWWGYLAVGSALIVLALAAALAGMQRVAVSPLGVARQQMPRALRWWRAVAFLVLAVALLVGVNQFEPSAGLGDMLAVAAFLLLLIGTLNLIAPLFLQVSAWVAGTLGSDANFVASRRVATGARAAWRRVSPSALFGLLAGYMIVSPFGDDDLSQSLRENPETSIIFHDVFTGIILTISFGFCIMAMSILQGQAHEVFANADLTRSLRLMGLRPGFLTRVAAYEIFAPLIFVSLLGFTWGAVIGLVMLSSAGDLEIAPRLANAGLLLGAGWLVVAVAFIAVIPLRNRVARHATRKND; encoded by the coding sequence ATGAGCACTCCCACCGCGTCCGCGACCTCCCGTCCCGCGCCGGCACGCACCCCCATCGGCAGCCTGACGCTGCAGCTGTTCCGGGCCTCCGTGTCCTCCCGCACCGGCACCGGCACCCTGACCCTGCTTTCGCTCGGCTCGCTGACCGTGGGCGCGACCATCGCCTTCCTCGTCGCCGGCGGGACGTACATGTTCTACCGCCGGGGCGAAAACGCTCACTTCCAGGCCGGCTTGGACACCTCCCAGCCGGGCATGGACGCCCACACCTGGACGGTCTTGGCCCTGACTGCCTGCGCCTTCCTCGTTCCTGCCCTGTTTAGCCTCATCTCCCAGGCCGCCGTCACCAGCGCCGCCGGGCGGGAGCGGCGGCTGGCCGCCCTGCGGCTCATCGGGCTCAGCGCCCGCGACATCAGCCGCATGACGGTGCTGGAGACCGGCATCAATGCGGTGGTCGGCACCGCGCTCGGGGCCCTGCTTAGCGCGCTGCTGGTCCCCGCCTTTTCCACCCTGACCTTTATGGGGATCCCCCTCTCCCCGTCCGAGCTCTACCTGCCGTGGTGGGGCTACCTGGCCGTCGGATCCGCGCTCATCGTCCTGGCGTTGGCCGCCGCCCTGGCCGGGATGCAGCGGGTCGCGGTGAGCCCGCTAGGGGTAGCCCGGCAGCAGATGCCCCGCGCCCTGCGCTGGTGGCGCGCCGTGGCCTTCCTGGTGCTCGCCGTCGCCCTGCTGGTGGGAGTCAACCAGTTCGAGCCATCTGCCGGTCTCGGAGATATGCTCGCCGTCGCCGCTTTCCTCCTCCTGCTCATCGGCACTCTAAACCTCATCGCGCCGCTCTTCCTCCAGGTCAGCGCCTGGGTGGCAGGTACCTTAGGCTCTGATGCGAACTTCGTCGCCTCCCGCCGGGTGGCCACCGGGGCCCGGGCGGCCTGGCGGCGGGTCTCCCCGAGCGCGCTCTTCGGCCTCTTGGCCGGCTACATGATCGTCTCCCCCTTCGGCGACGACGACCTGAGCCAGTCACTGCGGGAAAACCCGGAGACCTCCATCATTTTCCACGACGTCTTTACCGGGATCATCCTGACCATCTCCTTCGGCTTCTGCATCATGGCGATGTCCATCCTGCAGGGCCAGGCGCACGAGGTCTTCGCCAACGCTGACCTGACCCGCAGCCTCCGACTGATGGGACTGCGCCCGGGCTTCCTCACCCGCGTGGCCGCCTACGAGATCTTCGCTCCCCTCATCTTCGTCAGCCTGCTCGGATTTACTTGGGGCGCGGTCATCGGCCTGGTGATGCTCTCCAGTGCTGGGGATCTGGAGATCGCCCCGCGCCTGGCCAACGCCGGGCTCCTGCTGGGCGCCGGATGGCTGGTCGTGGCCGTGGCGTTTATCGCCGTTATCCCCCTGCGGAATCGGGTAGCCCGCCACGCCACCCGCAAAAACGACTAG
- a CDS encoding quaternary amine ABC transporter ATP-binding protein — MAGISAQGLYKVFGDKPDKAVTALKNGTSREELMKQGNTAAVIDASFDIEPGEIFVVMGLSGCGKSTLIRMVNGLLPATAGSLEIDGTSLTEMSEAELRHVRRDKISMVFQHFALLPHRTVAENAAYGLEVKGIPRKERATKAHEALDMVGLNGWGDHLPGELSGGMQQRVGLARALAADTEVLLMDEAFSALDPLIRKEMQDQLMELQTKLNKTILFITHDLNEAMRIGDRIAMMRDGRIVQIGTAEEILQNPANNFVANFVQDVDRSRVLVAANIAEQPKETLGTGHGPLAAQKLLRETQNPWMVVLDRERHPAGVVWEDDIARAVREGVEELPIDRSNTMHAVKQETPIHELFHLAADTPTPIVVVDNDNRFRGVIPRVTLLAAASTDSKEVNA, encoded by the coding sequence ATGGCAGGAATTTCAGCGCAAGGACTCTACAAAGTCTTTGGTGATAAACCCGACAAGGCAGTTACGGCTCTGAAAAATGGCACCAGCCGCGAAGAGCTTATGAAGCAGGGCAATACTGCCGCCGTAATTGATGCGTCCTTTGATATCGAGCCAGGGGAAATCTTTGTGGTGATGGGCCTGTCCGGCTGCGGAAAGTCCACTCTTATCCGCATGGTTAACGGGCTTTTGCCGGCCACCGCCGGTTCCCTCGAAATCGACGGAACCTCCCTGACTGAGATGTCAGAGGCCGAGCTACGCCACGTCCGTCGCGATAAAATTTCCATGGTCTTCCAGCACTTCGCACTTCTTCCTCATCGAACTGTTGCGGAAAATGCTGCATACGGCCTAGAGGTCAAAGGAATCCCCCGCAAAGAACGGGCGACAAAGGCCCACGAAGCCCTAGACATGGTCGGACTCAACGGCTGGGGAGATCATTTACCGGGCGAGCTCTCCGGTGGCATGCAGCAACGCGTAGGCCTAGCCCGCGCCCTAGCTGCAGACACAGAGGTGCTCCTCATGGACGAGGCTTTCTCCGCGCTTGACCCCCTTATCCGTAAGGAGATGCAGGACCAGCTCATGGAACTGCAGACCAAGCTCAACAAGACCATCCTTTTCATCACTCACGATCTGAATGAAGCCATGCGCATTGGCGATCGCATCGCGATGATGAGAGATGGCCGCATTGTCCAGATCGGCACTGCCGAAGAGATCCTGCAGAACCCAGCAAACAATTTCGTCGCCAACTTCGTTCAGGATGTAGATCGCTCTCGCGTTCTGGTAGCCGCCAATATTGCAGAACAACCCAAGGAAACCTTGGGTACCGGCCACGGGCCACTCGCCGCGCAGAAGTTGCTTCGCGAGACCCAGAATCCGTGGATGGTGGTTCTAGATCGCGAGCGCCACCCAGCCGGCGTCGTTTGGGAAGACGATATCGCCCGTGCGGTGCGCGAAGGCGTTGAGGAGTTGCCCATTGATCGGAGCAACACCATGCACGCCGTCAAGCAGGAGACCCCCATCCACGAACTCTTCCACCTCGCGGCGGATACCCCAACGCCGATCGTGGTTGTGGATAACGACAATCGCTTCCGCGGCGTTATTCCGCGAGTGACGCTGCTGGCGGCGGCCTCCACCGATTCGAAAGAGGTGAACGCCTAA
- a CDS encoding response regulator transcription factor — protein sequence MQIAIADDSALLREGVAGLLERRGHRVVGQASDADQLVGLVRELAAAGQLPEVLITDVRMPPRMADDGLRTAVSLRQEFPGLAVVVLSQYVAPAYAVELFDNTDGGTGYLLKDRVSEVADFLKSLDTVAAGGVVIDPTVAQALMNSARSGIGELTPREREVLELMSCGLSNREIENQLFLSTAAVGKHVSNIFLKLRLDPAEENRRVKAILRYLAQRQLPG from the coding sequence ATGCAGATCGCTATCGCGGATGATTCCGCGCTGCTGCGCGAAGGCGTGGCCGGGCTGCTGGAGCGCCGCGGGCACCGCGTCGTCGGCCAGGCCAGCGACGCCGACCAACTGGTCGGCCTGGTGCGCGAGCTGGCCGCCGCCGGCCAGCTCCCCGAGGTCTTAATCACGGACGTGCGGATGCCGCCGCGCATGGCCGATGACGGCCTGCGGACCGCGGTGAGCCTGCGGCAGGAGTTTCCGGGCCTGGCGGTCGTGGTCTTGAGTCAGTACGTGGCCCCGGCCTATGCCGTGGAGCTTTTCGATAACACCGACGGCGGGACCGGCTACCTACTCAAAGATCGGGTATCGGAAGTGGCGGACTTCCTTAAATCCCTGGACACGGTGGCCGCCGGCGGCGTGGTCATCGACCCTACGGTGGCGCAGGCGCTGATGAACTCGGCGCGCAGCGGCATCGGCGAGCTCACCCCGCGGGAGCGGGAGGTCTTAGAGCTGATGTCCTGCGGGCTGTCCAACCGGGAGATCGAGAACCAGCTGTTTCTATCGACCGCGGCGGTGGGAAAACATGTGAGCAATATCTTCCTGAAACTGCGCCTGGACCCGGCGGAGGAAAACCGGCGGGTCAAGGCCATCTTGCGCTATCTCGCGCAGCGCCAGCTGCCCGGCTAA